A region of Anopheles merus strain MAF chromosome 2R, AmerM5.1, whole genome shotgun sequence DNA encodes the following proteins:
- the LOC121589586 gene encoding uncharacterized protein LOC121589586, whose product MTQTSRLIVLVCLLSTVAAIPVRQSQLLSAMQRQYEARAAKEAGYLQELEAEPTGQEPESGKLPSNGEGEQSSSADSNIREPLLPITLPLPNLRKNKMLGYFGLYSPAALSAAAAAAYAQPYGYPLYHSMLDYYDDYLPVDNYPSLNMLANMQTYPQNVYANMANGMGSYQTMSNLSPNLQQQLNSLVQQQQQQQQIGQQQQQQQQQQATNPQLANLAGLESNAAALGSFQSLAASFAAGNDNFQSLDDEDILSRHSQAGRRRPAVKNSPIYYIRLPPTPYMFVPGVGYISQPPTIQPMAAPVPQYPQLAPPPPVTMSPFYQLPINFVSNGKPSGIYQWNGAPAAPAVPPQPTFALPYPRPQRPAFAPSPFIQDSKITHLKGPFLFNGRPEEIFLLQNSFNPLYQSPLNSYY is encoded by the coding sequence ATGACGCAAACGAGTCGCCTGATAGTGCTGGTCTGCCTGCTGTCCACCGTGGCGGCCATTCCCGTCCGTCAAAGTCAGCTCCTGTCGGCGATGCAGCGCCAGTACGAGGCCCGCGCCGCCAAGGAAGCGGGCTACCTGCAGGAGCTGGAAGCTGAGCCCACCGGACAGGAGCCAGAAAGTGGGAAGTTGCCTTCGAACGGGGAGGGCGAGCAGAGCAGCTCCGCTGACTCCAACATTCGTGAGCCACTACTTCCCATTACGCTACCGCTGCCGAATCTGCGCAAGAACAAGATGTTGGGCTACTTTGGGCTGTACTCTCCGGCGGCGCTAAGTGCGGCAGCAGCTGCGGCTTACGCTCAACCCTACGGCTATCCGCTGTATCACTCGATGCTGGACTACTACGACGACTACCTGCCGGTGGACAACTATCCCAGCCTAAACATGCTGGCCAACATGCAAACCTACCCGCAGAATGTCTACGCCAACATGGCGAACGGAATGGGCTCGTACCAGACGATGAGTAACCTTTCGCCgaaccttcagcagcagctcaaCAGTctcgtacagcagcagcagcaacagcagcagattggacaacagcagcagcaacagcagcaacaacaggcCACGAACCCGCAGCTCGCCAACTTGGCTGGTTTGGAATCGAATGCTGCTGCGCTCGGAAGCTTCCAGAGTCTCGCCGCCAGCTTTGCGGCCGGTAATGACAACTTCCAATCGCTGGACGATGAAGACATCCTGTCCCGCCACAGCCAGGCTGGCCGCCGTCGCCCGGCAGTGAAGAACTCGCCGATCTACTACATCCGACTGCCCCCGACGCCGTACATGTTCGTGCCCGGTGTTGGCTACATCTCGCAACCCCCAACGATCCAGCCGATGGCCGCACCGGTCCCACAGTATCCGCAGctcgcaccaccaccgccagtgACGATGAGTCCGTTCTACCAGCTGCCCATTAACTTCGTGTCGAACGGCAAACCCTCCGGCATTTACCAGTGGAACGGTGCGCCGGCTGCTCCGGCGGTACCACCGCAGCCAACCTTTGCCCTGCCGTACCCGCGCCCACAGCGACCCGCCTTCGCACCGTCACCGTTCATCCAGGACTCGAAGATTACGCACCTGAAGGGTCCGTTCCTGTTCAACGGCCGGCCGGAGGAGATTTTCCTGCTGCAAAACAGCTTCAACCCGCTCTACCAGAGTCCACTGAACTCGTACTATTAA